GCTGAGAAGGTAACCGACGAGGCCGAACGATTGGAAGCAATGGCGCTCATCACCGACCATCTGATTCCCGGACGCTGGGCCGATCTCCGCCCTACCACCGACAGCGAAATGCGTAAAACAACCGTGCTGTCGTTCGCGCTGCATGAAGCATCGGCCAAACTTCGAACAGGCGGGCCAAACGATGAACCTGAAGATGAACAGTTGCCAACCTGGGCAGGTGTAATACCCTTGCAAACCGTTCGTCAGACACCCATACCCAAAGAGGGCGATGCGACGATACCCCTGCCCGACTATCTGATATGAGATTGGCCGAACTAACAGCAGACAACAACTTTGGTTATCAATCCTTTATGCGAAAAGGTTTTATCCTGCATCGGGATTGTTTCCGCATTAGTCCTGCTGATCAAGTCCATGAATCGTTTCCGACTGCTGGGTTGCCTGACAGTTTTACGCTTGGTATGCTTACTGACGCTGATGAGTTGGCAGGGTCGGTAAGTTTCCGCCGGGAAGGATATAATCGTCAGAAGCTCCGGCATAAGGGATTGCTGTTTGCCATGTATGTAGCCCATGAGTACGCTGGGCAGGGTATTGGCCGTCAACTGATTGAGGAAACGATTCGTCGGGCGAAGCAATTACCGAACATGGAACAAATTACCCTAACTGTAATTGCCAGCAATAGGCCCGCCAGGCAACTTTATAAATCCATAGGCTTTCATTCGTTCGCCCTCGAGCCTAAAGCGGTGAAAGACGGTGATGCGTATTACGATGAAGAGCAAATGATCTTATTTCTGGGAACGTAATTCCTTTATTTTATGCTGCCGATCAGCGAACTACTGCTGTTTAGTTTAGCGGCTCTGGGGCTAGTCGTAACGCCCGGACCTAACATGATTTACCTGATTTCTCGCTCCATTACTCAGGGACGACAAGCCGGATTGGTATCACTGGCGGGTGTACTGACGGGTTTCTGGGTGCATATTCTGTTCGTTTCGGCGGGTCTTACAGCTATCTTTCTGGCAATCCCTGTTGTTTATGAACTTCTTCGCTGGCTTGGTGTTGGCTACTTGCTCTATTTGGCCTGGGCAGCTATCAAGCCAGGCAGTGTTTCGCCATTTGAAGTCAGTAAAACTGTTGAAGCCACCTCAACCGATTCGGCAGGGAAACTCTTCAGAATGGGCTTTCTGACCAATGTGCTCAACCCGAAAGTAGCGGTATTTTACGTGTCGTTTTTTCCGCAGTTCACCCGCCCCGAATATGGCTCCTTATGGACGCAAACTGTTCAGTTAGGCATTACCCAACTGTTCGTCAGCGCAACCGTCAATCTATTAATCGTCTTGTCGGCAGCTCGGATGGCCCGCTGGTTTCAGGCCCGCCCGGGCTATATTCGAGTTCAGAAATGGGGAGTAGCGAGTATCCTGATGGGTCTGGCCGTGCGGATGGCCGTCGACAAAGGCAAATGAGTTAGTGTCTATAAATCAGCATTATGTATGGCCGATCTAATGCGTAATCTATTTTCGCCCGACGATGGCGTTCGCCAACTTAAGACAGTTCCTACCGAATTTGTTGAACTTTTTCGTCATGGTAGCCTGGTAGTCGAATATTATAAACCGGATCGGATTGACAAACAGCAACCGCATGAACGCGATGAGATCTATGTTATTACGACAGGCAGTGGTACGTTTCTCTATGCAGGAACAAGCATGTCGGTCAAGCCGGGCGATCTGCTCTTCGTTCCGGCAGGTATGGAACATCGATTCGAAAATTTTACCGAAGATTTTGCCACTTGGGTCTTATTTTATGGCCCTATTGGAGGAGAAAAAATATAAGTAAATGACAAAACAACACCACTACGAAATCAAGACAACCTGGACGGGGAATACGGGTACAGGAACCAGCGGCTACCGGGCCTACGAACGGGCTCATGTGATCTTGGCAGCGAATAAACCTGACATCCCGGGCTCATCGGACCCGGCCTTTCGGGGCGACAAAACCCGCTATAACCCAGAAGAATTACTGGTGGCCTCCTTATCTTCCTGCCATATGCTTTGGTATTTGCATGTCTGTACCGATGCCGGTGTGGTGGTGGTTGATTACACAGATACGGCAACAGGTACGATGGTCGAAACCTCGGATGGTAGTGGCCATTTTACGGAGGTTACGCTCTATCCGTCGGTGGTAGTTGCCGATGCGTCGATGATCGAGAAAGCCAACGAGCTTCACCATAAAGCCAACCAGCTTTGCTTTATTGCCAATTCCTGCAATTTCCCGGTTCGTCATGAACCAACCTGCCACGCTGTTAGTAACTAATTCATTCCGATGATCATCCGCCCGTTTACCCAAGCTGACATTGCTCCGCTTCTGACTGTTTTCGCCAGGAATGTCCCTACAGCCTTCGGAGAAAACGAACAGGATGAATACGCCGAGTTTCTACAAACGTACACCGACCCCTATTTTGTAATTGAGTACAAGGGCACTGTAGCTGGAGCCTGTGGCTATTACCTTACCGACGACCAGACGGTCGCACACATTTGCTGGATTTTGACCGACCCAATGCTAAAGGGGTTACGACTTGGCACTGCATTAATACAGCACAACCTTCAACAGATTTGGCAGCAACCGGGAATTCAGCGGATTGAATGCCGCACTTCACAGGTAGCTTATCGATTTTTTGAGAAATTTGGATTTCAGCTCCAATACACCAAACCTGATTTCTGGGCCCCTGGCCTCGATCTGTATTTTATGGTATTAACTTACGTCAACCGTTAGCCTAACCCATATCACTTCGCCAATCAGTCAGTTATCGCAGCATCTAGTTTGTCGAGGCCATTCATGCTAAGCACTACCTGCCTTTTTTTTTCAGTATTGCGTTTAAATGGGTTTAATTGATTGACCAGATGGTATAATCGTTTGCCCACTTTGCGGATTTGCTTGAGCAGCACATGACGCCACCCGCTAACGGGTGCATAGCCTCGCCAGGCGGTCTGGTTTAAATACAAAAAAAATTCTTCCTGATAAGCCTTATTAAAAGTGTAGGAGCGATAAATAGGCTTTATCCCCGTAAAATGAATCACATACGGATCAGCTATGTCATTTTGTGCATAGGTATTCCAAGCCCGATCAAGTTCGAGCCACTGATTTGCCAAAACGACATTCAACCCATACTGATCAGCAAATACCGCATACTTGGCATTCTGCGCAAGGCACGTCAACACGCGCTCAGTGATGTGCTGCTGACGCCAGCGAATGGGGTCAATCACCAGCAATCCCGAATTGAAAATTGGCGTTTCAGGATGCAAACCCAATTCGCGATAATTCTGATAGCCTCCCCATGAACTACTGATCACTTCGGCCCGATCGCGCACAGCCCCCAGCAGTTTATTACCCAGATCGACTTTCCATAGGGCCGTTATGTCCTGGTGAGCAATCATATCCACATCCATATACACCACTCTAGTCAGGTGCTGCGGAATAAAAAACGGTATAAACAGCCGAATGTAGACATTTAGGGGAAACGTAGACTGATCAATGGGTAAAGCCATACCGACTGGTATAGCCTCATCGATTGTTAACCAATGTACGTTAAACACCTCCGGATTAATAGACTGTAGCAGTTTTTCTCGGTTTGCCGAATCGATGCCATCATTGACCAGATAAAGATCAAATTGAGCGGGTGCTGTCAGGTTGATTTCAATCGATTTGACTAACGCTGCTAATAAAAGAGCAAACCTATTGTCGCATATAGTAACAAGTGGTAAAGGCTGATTCGGTGACATGAGTGGATTAGATAGCTATTTAATTCAATCAGTAGCGCATTACCGTTAAGGCGTTTAATACTATTTAAACGATTAAACGACTAAGGCAAATTATCTTTTGCGCTAGCATTCACCTATTAGACCCCTTATCTAAAAAACAGATACAAAATATTTAGTAAAAGGCATAATCAGGAACAAGATATGCGAGCGGATTGACCCTCAATGTGAAGTAGCTATCTTACACTTACGACTCCACCCTAGCCTATTCAGTCTGATGATACACCAATACAGGCACATCCGATTTCTCGATCAATGACCCAACCAGGTTTGGATGCAGGAGTTTATCCAGAAAGCCCTCCTGCCGATATAACTGCATGACAATCAGATCAGCAGGAGTTGTATCCAGCTTATCTTCTGTAACAATAAGCAGTTGGGCATCAAAGGCCTTTACAAGCATTTCGGTCTGATCTTCGACTAAAGCCCGCGTCGTTTGGGCTTGCATGGCATAAGCAATAGTCCGTACCTGCACCGGGTGAAAGGCCACTCCATCAGGAGCTGTCGGTACGATCAGAACCGGGCACCGCGCTGCATCGGCTACATCCGAAACGGCACTACCTGCCAGACGATCGAATAAGGTGCTTAAATCACTGCGTCCCATCACGATTAAGTCGGCCGAATGCTCACGAGCGGCTTCCAGAATACTGTCATCCACCAACCCAATTCGCCAGTCCAGCTTAATCGACAAACCATCAGCCCGCAATTGATCGGCTAGTTCGCTAAGCCGTTGCCGACTTAGGTCTTCTAATTCTATGGCGGCTACCGCTCCCAGTCCCGGATCACTAATGCTTCCAACCGTTGGAAACGTAGTATCAGGAATTATGGGTTGATAAACGTGCAACAGCGTAACCGTAGCGCCGGTTTTATGCGCCAATAACCGCACCCAATCCTGAGCGGCTCGCGTATTTGCAGTAAAGTCTGTAGGAAAAAGCAGGTTTGTCATAAGACAGGTTTACGGTTTATGGTATACCATAAACCGTAAACCCTAAAACTATGTTCAACGTTTTCCTGCCTGAACAGCCCCATTCGCGTCGTCTCCGTTCAATTTCTGGATGGCCATCAGTTGCTGCATCGTTTTTTCCATACCATCCGTTGAGCCATCAAGGAAGATGACATTTCCTTTGCCATTTTCGGCGAAATGCTTGATCGCTTCCGTCCAGATCGAGAACAGGATCAGCGACGCATCCAGTTTGGCCTCATTCATCACCCGCGCCGATTCGGCCATTCCTTTAGCAACTTCTTCGCGGAACAGTGCTACCCCCTGCCCACGCAGTTGAGAGGCTGTTTTCTCAGCCTCAGCCGAAATCTGAATGGCGTTTCCTTCGGCCTGGGCTGCTTTTGTTTTAGTAATCAGCAACGCCTGACCTTCGTTTTCAGCAGCTGCCTTCAGGTTCGAGGAGGCTACCACCTGCGCCATCGATCGCATGATGACTTCATCGAAGGCAATGTCGTTCAATTGTAAGTCGATCAGATGATACCCCCAGCTTTCGAGCAACGTATCGAGCTGGGCCTTTACGTGTTCAATGATTTCGGAACGTAAACCCAGAATTTCCGATTGCCGTTTGGTAGCGACAAAGCTACGGATGGACCCTTCGATAGTACGGATCAACGCCTGCATAAACGAGGCTTCATCAATGAATTTGAAGGCTACATTTTTGATAGTTTCCTCGGCCTGATTCAAAACAGAATACACCAGCATCGCTTTGAAATTGACATTGGCCTGATCGGACGTAATGGCCTGGAACGCTAGCTCGACCGAGCGATTTTGAATGGAAATACGGCGGTAAATGAATTCGATAAATGGGATTTTAAAATTAAGCCCCGGCGTCATAACACGGGTGTATTTTCCAAAAACGGTAACAACAGCTACTGTGCCCTGCCGGACAATAACTACTGACAGATAAAGGACGATAATCGCCAGAATGAATAGTACTAACAGAAAGTCCATGCAGTGTTTAGGTTTAGAAAAAAGAACGGATTCCGTCTCAAGGTACGGAATCCGTTGATGTTCTGCGCAAACTATTGCTCAAACGGTACATCCTAATGGCCAGTCGCCAGGGCATATTGGTCGGCGTTTTTATGACGGAAATAGACCATCATTGCCATGCCAAAACCTGTCAGCGCAAGCATGGCCCCAACCCACATTGGCGAGGTATACCCCATACCGGCCGCAATCGGTAACCCGCCCAGATACGCTCCCAGGGCATTACCCATGTTGAATCCGGCCTGACTGACCGACGAAGCCAGCATTTCGGACCCATTGGATGCCCGGATCATCAGAATCTGGATCGGTGCGCCCAGCGAAAACGCAATGGCACCCGTTACAAATGTCATAACTAGTAAAGGCACTTTGAAGGGTGCTACGAAATAGACGATCGTCAGTGAAAGCACCATCAACAGCAGAAACAGGGCTGTCGCTTTGCTGGGCGAAATCAGGTCGGCAGTACGTCCGGCAATCAGGTTTCCGACGGCCATGCCTAAACCAGCCAGCACCAGAATCCAGGTAATCTGACCGCTTTCAAAACCAGCCACCTCGGTCAGCAATGGAGCGATATAACTGAACCAGGCAAACAATCCCCCTGTGCCAATGGCCGTGATGCCCAGAATGAGCCAGGGCTCAACGTACGTAAACAATTTCAGGTCTTTCCGCAGGTTCGACTCACCTACGACGGGAGGATTTGGCAGCAGTTTATAAATGGAAGCCATTGTGACCAACCCAACACCAGCAATGATCATAAATGTCAGTCGCCAGCTCATGGTGTGTCCAATGTACGTTCCCAGCGGTACACCAATAATATTGGCTACCGTAAGTCCGGCAAACATCATCGAAATGGCCTGTGCTTCTTTACCGCGACCTGCCAGCCGACTGGCGACAACAGCCCCAACGCCAAAGAAAGCCCCATGCGGCAGGCCCGATAACAGCCGGGTAATCATCATGGTTTCGTAGTTCGGTGCAAACGACGAGAGCGCATTGCAGAACGTAAACAACGCCATCAAGCCAAGCAAAATCTTTTTCGGCGGGTAGTTTCCGGCAATGCCAACCAGCAAAGGTGCCCCCAACACTACCCCCAGCGCATAGGACGAAATCAGGTGCCCAGCCGTTGGAATCGAAATATGTAAAGACGTAGCAATATCAGGCAGAATTCCCATCATAACGAACTCAGTCATACCGATTCCGAAGCCTCCGATGGTAAGAGGCAGTAAGCTTTTTTTCATTTTGCAGCGTTCTATTTTCTAACAGCTCGTGAGTGCCTCATCTTGAAAAACTCACACAACTACCCGCATTTCGGATAGTATACTATTACGCAAATAGAAAAAATACAAAAATGTTCCTCAGCCTACGAATGTTCAAACTTATTGATCTGCGAATCCAATTATGACGCGTCAATCGAATAGGACATTGATTTTTATGATTGATATGATCGGTTAATATGCTTTTTTGTCACCCCAACGTAGGAGGGTCCTTCAGAGAATGTGAAATAATAATCTCCGAAGGACCCTCCTACGTTGGGGTGACAAAAAAGTAACTAGAACAAACGTTCAAACAAGCTTCCAACTAGTAATTGTTCGGCCGGTTTATAACTCGGAGTTCCGCTTCACTTTTTAGGAACTCGTTTCCCCGGCATATCACGCCCGTTCTGGTGAAGAATCAACTGGTCGATTTCACCTTTTTCATTTCGAACAAACGATACCTTGGCCTCCACCACTTTCAGATAAAATTTAGTCTTTGATTCAGGAAAAAGCTCGAACCGCTGCTGTCCGGTTGCCTGACCATATAACTGACTCCCCTCCCGCGTAATGACGATGGCAAAGGTGGGAGCCAGTTCATACGTACCCACATAGGATTCCAACGTAGCTTCATCCACAGTTGCATCTTTCGGCGCTTCAACGATTTCGCCTAACTCCTTCAGTTTCCCGATACCACCCGTATTACGTGGATTCAGTTCTAGTGATTTTTTATAGTCCCGGATAGCAGCTGCTTTATCGCCAAGTTTCATATAGGCTTCGCCCCGGCTGTCGTACACGTTATACGATTGCGGAAACGACTCTACGTTGAGCGTAAATACATGAATGGCCTGCTGTACTTTTCCCTCGCTTAGGAGTTCGTACCCAAGACCGTTCATCTCGTTCTCGCTCAAGCTGTAGGCTTTATCGGCCTTCAACGTCGTAAATGTGGTTCGTAATTTATCGAGCGGGTCGGTCAGAGCAGGTTGACGCAGGGCATCAGCAATGGGCTTTTTGGGTGCTTCAACTGGCTGATTATAGAGAATATTCAGGATATTTTTCCGAATGCTTCCCAGCGGAGCCCCGCCCGTATTATTCAGCAGCACAACCAGTTGTTTATCTTTAGGTATCCGGCTAATGATGGTGTTGAAGCCATTGATTCCCCCGGTGTGTTCAATCAGGAGCAGGCTATCTTTCAACGAGCCAATCTTCGTCTTGCTTACACCCCAGCCGTAAGCATAATGGCTCAGAAAGGGCGTAAACATTGTCTCTTTCGATTGAGCAGACAACAACTTATCGGTGTACAAGGCCTGATCCCAACGGTACAAATCCTCTACGGTAGAATACATTGACCCGGCCGCATAGGGAATAGTCATATCCAGATACGGAGCATTCACATAACGACCACCCCGTTTTTCATAACCCGATGCCCGCTTCGGAATAATCGGATCGGCCAGATCATAACCCGTATTCAGCATTTGCAGGGGTTTCAGAATAGCCTCCTGAAGCACCTCCGCATAGGATTTGCCGGTTACTTTCTCAATGATAACACCCAGCAGAAAATAGCCCGAGTTATCATACGAAAACGTCGAGCCGGGTTCAAATTCAAGCGGCATGTCGGAGAATTTCTTCACAAACGCATCGGGCGTGTATGGGTCCCGGCTCATCTTCTCAAAGAAATCAGGGAAACCTGTATAGCTTGGAATGCCCGATGTATGCGTCAACAGGTGATGAATCGTTACCTTATCGCCCGTCGCTTTGGGATAATCGGGTAGGTAATCCGTCACCTTCCCATCGAGCTTAATCTTGCCTTTTTCAACCAGTTGCATGATAAGCATCGACGTAAACTGCTTGGTGATGGAACCGAGCCGGAATTTGGTATCGGGCGTGTTGGAAATGTTCCACTCCATATTGGCCATCCCATAACCCTTTCTGAAAATTACCTTGCCCTGTTCAGCCACCAGTACCGTTCCGTTGAATTGACGATTGGCTACGTATTGCTGAATGAGCGCATCGATTTTATCGGCTTTCTGCTGCGCCAGGGCGGGTGAACTCACCAGAAAAAAACCTGCGATTAGTATTCGAATGAACATAGACGTAGCTTGCTGTTTCATACAATCAGGATGGTTATGTGAAGGTGTTGGCAAAATAGTCTTTTTATGGTTGCACATCTCTTGTAAGCTTCTTTTCCGGCAATAAAAAACCTGCTCTAACACATGATTAAAGCAGGTTTTATTTCTGTCAAAGCTATAGCTAGTGTGCCAGCAGCCAGTTTTCCCCTACACCGATGCCGGTTTCCATCCGAACGGCCATTGGAATAGCGTTTTTCATGATGTCGTCAACCCGAACGCTGAGGAACTCGATTTCGTCGCGGTGTGCATCGAACACCAATTCATCGTGTACGGTCAGAATCATTTTTGATTTCAAACGCTCCTGGAGCATGAACTCGTGTATCTGAATCATGGCAATCTTGAGCATGTCGGCAGCACTCCCCTGAATGGGCGCATTCACGGCATTTCGTTCGGCAAACATGCGGTCGGTCTGGTTGCGGGAATTAATGTCGCGCAGGTACCGCCGACGCCCCAGGATCGTTTCGGCATAGCCAAAACCGCGTGCTTTCTCGATACACTGGTCGATATAGGATTTTACCGCCGGAAACTCCGCAAAATAGTCGTCGATGATCTGGGCGGCTTCTCGACGGGGAATTTTCAACCGTTGCGACAAGCCGAATGATGATATGCCGTATATAATCCCGAAGTTAATTGTTTTGGCTTTCCGGCGCATATCGCTCGTCACCTCGGCCAGCCCTACATGGAAGACCTTGCTGGCCGTTTGGGTGTGAATATCAACACCGTTATTGAACGCATCGAGCATGGTTTTATCGCCACTGAAAGCCGCCATGATCCGCAACTCGATCTGCGAATAGTCGGCCGACATAATCAGAAACTCCGGCCCACGCGGCACAAACGCCTTCCGAATTTCCTGACCACGCGGGGTACGAATCGGAATATTTTGCAGGTTCGGATTTACCGATGATAGTCGTCCGGTAGCGGCTACGGCCTGATTGAAGGACGTATGAATCCGGCCTGTTCGTTTACTGATCAGCGTCGGCAACACATCGACGTAGGTATTTTTAAGCTTGATCAGTTCACGGTAGTCCAGAATCTTCCGGGCTATTTCATGCTCTACTTCCAGCTTCGACAGGATTTCTTCCCCCGTAGCATACTGGCCTGTTTTGGTCTTTTTGGCGTTCTTATCGAGCTTGAGCTTTTCAAACAGAACCTCACCCAACTGCTTCGGCGACCCGATGTTGAACGGTTCACCGGCAATCGTATAAATTTCCTGCTGCACCTGCCGCATGTCCGTTTCCAATGTGGCCGACAGTTCGGCGAGGGCGTTGGTATCAATGGTTACCCCTTCAAGTTCCAGATCGGTCAGGACCCGAACGAGTGGCATCTCTACCTGATCGAACAGTTTGTGTAAATTATCTTTTTCGAGCCGGGGGGCAAACGTTTCTTTCAGCTGGAGGGTAATGTCAGCGTCTTCAGCGGCATAGTCCACCACCTTCTGAATGTCTACATCGCGCATCGTCAATTGTCCTTTTCCTTTTTTACCAATTAATGACTCAATTTCGACCGGGCTGTAATTCAGGTAAGTCATAGCCATCATGTCCATATTATGGCGCATTTCAGGCTCTATGAGGTAGTGGGCTATCATTGTATCGAACAACTTACCCTGTACTTCCACACCGTACTTTTTCAACATCAGCAGGTCATACTTCAGATTTTGCCCAATCTTACTGATAGCGGGATTTTCCAGCACGGGTTTGAACTGATCGACAACAGCCTGTGCTTCGGCCCGGTCGTCGGGTACGGGTACGTAGAAGGCTTCGCCCGTCCGATAGGCAAATGACAATCCAACCAGATCGGCTTCAACGGGATCAATAGCCGTAGTTTCCGAATCGAAACAGATGCTTTCCTGAAGGTTCAGATAATGAACCAGACTCGCCCGCAGTTCAGGTGTATCGACCAGCCGATAATCATGTTTGACCGATAGAATCGTTTTACGGCGTTCGGGTTGGTTTTCGTCCAGTTCGTAGTCGGGATAAACGTCCAGATACGCTGGCTCTTCGGTCACTTCGGCACCCGGCCTGTCGTCCGTCGTGATCGTCTCCGTAACCGCTCCGGGAGAAGCTTCTGAAGCGGACGCAACGGGCACTTTTACTGGCGTCCGTTTACTTTTTTCTCCTCTCTCCTGTTTTGCGGGAGGGTTCGTGGATGCAGATTTGCCATCAAAATCAAACGGTAAATCGCCAGACCCCGACGGGTTCACTGCACTCATATTCGGAAACGGCAAGAACGCCGGAGAGGCATCACCTGGCGAATCGAACAGGTTCATCTGACCAGATTTACCGCTGGCTTTAAAAGCATCAGGCAGTGGCTTTTCGTCGTAGTCAGCACCAAGCAGCCGGGTTTTCATCTGCCTGAATTCCAGTTCATCGAGCAAAGCGGCCAAACGTGGCTTATCATATTCCGTATGCCGGAGTTTGTCTTCATCGAAATCGACCGGAACGTCCAGATGAATGGTTGCCAGTTGTTTCGACAGCAAGCCTTGCTGCGCAAAATTGACGACGTTCTCTTTCTGCTTTCCTTTCAGTTGGTCGGCACTGGCAATCAGATTTTCAATCGTACCGAAATCGGCAATGAGTTTTTGCGCTGTTTTTTCGCCAATCCCTGGAATACCCGGAATATTATCGACCGAATCGCCCATCAGGCCAAGCATATCCGTCACCTGCTCGATCCGTTCGATCTGCCAGCGCTCCAGCACCTCCTTAACGCCCAGCTTTTCGGCTGGCTTGCCCATGAAAGCCGGTTTGTAGATATGGACATGCTCTTCGACCAACTGACCGTAGTCTTTGTCGGGCGTCATCATATACACCTCAAAATCAGCCAGGGCCGCTTTCTTGGCGATGGTACCAATGATATCATCCGCTTCGTAACCTTCCAAAATCAGAATGGGGATGTGCATGGCCTCTACAATCCGTTTGATATAGGGCATGGCTACGCTGATATCCTCCGGCTGTGACTGACGAGTCGCTTTATACATCGGAAACTGTTCGTGCCGAAACGTCTTTTTAGGCGAATCGAAGGCAACGCCGATGTGGGTAGGTTTTTCTTTCGTCAGCACTTCAATCATAGCGTTCATAAATCCGAACACGGCTGACGTATTGACCCCTCGCGAAGAAATCCGTGGAGCTTTATTAAAGGCAAAATGAGCGCGGTAAATCAGGGCCAGCGCATCTAGTAAAAAGAGTTTTTTCTGTGGTTTAGCCATTCGATAGGAGTCACAAATCAATTCGCCAAAGGTCGAAAGACTTACCGACAATCACGCGCTTTCGAGTAAACAAATTGATGAATTCAGGAGAGATAGTACGTATCAATAAAACACCTTCCTGCGGGTTTTGATTCCTCCTCAATAGGGTTTAACCGCAACGGCACAGAGGGTTCGCAAAGACCACAAAGATAGATACTATTCTTCCTTGCAGCCTTTACGAACCCTCTGCGCCGTTGCGGTTAAACCCTCTACTGTGGCAACAACAGGCGATCAATGATATGCACCACGCCGTTGGTAGCCGTAATATCGGGGCCGGTAATGTTGGATGCCGTGCCTCCGTTACCTTTACCGGTTACGGTCAGGGCCGTTGTACTGATTCCTGCCGTGATCGTTCCACCTTGCAGGGTTGTCAGGCTGGAACCGTTGGT
This window of the Spirosoma aerolatum genome carries:
- the polA gene encoding DNA polymerase I; the protein is MAKPQKKLFLLDALALIYRAHFAFNKAPRISSRGVNTSAVFGFMNAMIEVLTKEKPTHIGVAFDSPKKTFRHEQFPMYKATRQSQPEDISVAMPYIKRIVEAMHIPILILEGYEADDIIGTIAKKAALADFEVYMMTPDKDYGQLVEEHVHIYKPAFMGKPAEKLGVKEVLERWQIERIEQVTDMLGLMGDSVDNIPGIPGIGEKTAQKLIADFGTIENLIASADQLKGKQKENVVNFAQQGLLSKQLATIHLDVPVDFDEDKLRHTEYDKPRLAALLDELEFRQMKTRLLGADYDEKPLPDAFKASGKSGQMNLFDSPGDASPAFLPFPNMSAVNPSGSGDLPFDFDGKSASTNPPAKQERGEKSKRTPVKVPVASASEASPGAVTETITTDDRPGAEVTEEPAYLDVYPDYELDENQPERRKTILSVKHDYRLVDTPELRASLVHYLNLQESICFDSETTAIDPVEADLVGLSFAYRTGEAFYVPVPDDRAEAQAVVDQFKPVLENPAISKIGQNLKYDLLMLKKYGVEVQGKLFDTMIAHYLIEPEMRHNMDMMAMTYLNYSPVEIESLIGKKGKGQLTMRDVDIQKVVDYAAEDADITLQLKETFAPRLEKDNLHKLFDQVEMPLVRVLTDLELEGVTIDTNALAELSATLETDMRQVQQEIYTIAGEPFNIGSPKQLGEVLFEKLKLDKNAKKTKTGQYATGEEILSKLEVEHEIARKILDYRELIKLKNTYVDVLPTLISKRTGRIHTSFNQAVAATGRLSSVNPNLQNIPIRTPRGQEIRKAFVPRGPEFLIMSADYSQIELRIMAAFSGDKTMLDAFNNGVDIHTQTASKVFHVGLAEVTSDMRRKAKTINFGIIYGISSFGLSQRLKIPRREAAQIIDDYFAEFPAVKSYIDQCIEKARGFGYAETILGRRRYLRDINSRNQTDRMFAERNAVNAPIQGSAADMLKIAMIQIHEFMLQERLKSKMILTVHDELVFDAHRDEIEFLSVRVDDIMKNAIPMAVRMETGIGVGENWLLAH